The DNA sequence TTGAAGTCGATCTTGAACGTTTCGGATAACTCGCTATCGTTCGAGGACTCTGTACGGTAGCCAATCGCCGAAGCGACATTGTCGAGTTTAATGCGAAATTCTCCACGCAAATGATGGCGTTTCCTTCCCTCTCTCCGTACTTCGAATACTGTAATTCTGCCATCAATCACCTTTCGAAGAGCATGAGCAGCAGATGTCGGGTCGTCACGTAGTAGGTTGTCCAGCTCCGAAAGCTTCGACACGAGCCAATCTTTGGTAGGGGCCGCAGGACGGCTATCTTTTTGGGTCTTTAGAGTGCGAATTTCAAGTTGGAGGTCCCGCCTTTCACTCTGTCTCTTTTTAAGCCGCTCATTGACATCACTACTGGGATTGGTTTCGTAAAGATCCAGTAGATTAGATATACCTCGGTCTACTTCCTTCATTTGATCCTCAAGCGTCTTGAGTCTTGCCGGAGATTCCTGCTCAATCTTGTTCCAACATGCCAAGGTTGCTTGGAATAAGAATTCGATCCAGCGCTCATCAGCTAGGATACGGTGACTGATCGCATCCAGAATCATTTTTTCAGCAAGCTCACGCCGCAGGGTCGTTCGGCAGCTGCAAACCCCATCACGATATCCTTTGCAATGCATGTAACTGCTTGATGGCCCACCCACATGCAGTAGTTGACCCTTCTCACCGGCTTCTTCACGCTGCTGCAAGCAATCGCCACATTGGACAAGACCTTGAAGAAGGTGTCGCGGATTCGCATGGCTCGATTTGGGAGTAGCTCCCTTCCATACACCGTTCTCTTTTCGACTGCCAGCATACAAGTCACTATTGTGAGCGATTCGGTCTTGTGCAGACCGAAAAACACCCACATCGACGATGGTTAGGTGTGGCATCTGCCGTACGATAATCCCTTCGTCGTTACTCTCACGGTCTACTTTGATCTTTCTTCTCGTCAAGGGATCCCGAACCGTCTTGGTTTTCCCCCATACCCAAATCCCCACATATTTCGGGTTTTTCAAAATGCCCATAACACCTGTGGTACTCCAATTCCGTGATTGTGCATGTCGTCCTTTTGGAGCCTTTAGTCGATTAAGTTCTCGCACAATCCAACGGCAAGATTTTCTTTCTACGGCGAACCAATGAAATATCTTGCGAACCCATTTCGCCTGCTCTGCATTGATGACGTACTCCTTTAGAGGCTTGGCGTTCTTGCAAGTCCTCTGTACTGCTGGATCGGAGGCTTCAACGGTGTCGTAGCCATAACAGTGATCTCCAACAGCAAATCCTGCTTTCGCAGTGCCTCTAAGGCCCCTCAAAACCTGTTTCCGGAGGATTTCTAGATACTGTTCATTAAGGAAGCCATTGATAAGAGCTGGCAATTTCCACGGGGTACCAGATGCTGTATCTATGTTGTCATCGATAGCGATGACGCGAATCTGTCGAGCCTCGACCAGCTCGCTCAACGTGTTTAGAGATTGCATTAGGTCACGAGATAGCCGAGAGAGGCTTTCGAAGATCAAAACGTTTATCTCGCCAGCACGGGCGGCTTGCATCATAGCGTCGAAGCCTGCCCGATCTGGCGAAGCCCCTGACGTGCCTTTGTCGAAAAATTGGTAGCGTGGATCGACTTGCAACCCTTCTCGGCGAGCACATTCATTACACTTATCCTGCTGATCAATGATGCTCCTCTCATCTTGCATCGCCGTTGAAAACCTTGAGTAGGTGGCCACCCCTGTTGACGGCCCCATTCCATTGTCACCAGGCAATGTAGTGGCAGCGGCGAGACCTGAGAGCAGCAGCGCGACGATCAAGAGTTTGTCCCTGTTTTGTCCCTGTTTGCTACCTCCATAACCAGAAACAACCGGTAATGATCGGGGAAGACCAGAAACGCTTAACTCTAAAGCTTCCAGTGACTTGCATCGCAAGTGCTGCTCGGGAAGAGAGTTAGCTAAATGGTAGCCGGAGAGTCCCTTGCCCTCCGCTCCGCACCTAGTGGCTACCGCAAACGCTCATATTTAAGCCGTTTGCGAAGCTGCTTTCGATTGACACAGTCGACTGAGTCAATACTGTGCCAATCAGTGGGCTCGGCAATCAAGTTCTTGCCTCAGGACCACTGGGTCCGGCATCCTCCTCATCGTTGTTGTCCCCGGCTTCGTCAACGGAACGTCCGTTGTTCCTACCGAGGAAATCTAAGTGATTCATCTGACGTTTCGCTTCTTCGTCGTGCAGGTGGTAATAATGCTTGATCATTTCGCTGTCTGCGTGTCCGAGCCACTGCATCACGATTCGTTCAGGGACGCCGCTATTTGCACATTTTGAACAGAAGTAGTGTCGGAAGCTATGAAAGCGACCATCTTTGAAGCTGAGTTCACCGTCATGAGATGGAAACTTCTCCGAGAGTGGTTCGATGACATCCCTTACGAAGATGCGTCGCGCGGTATCGGGCTTAAACGCTCCGCCACGCGGGCCATTGAATATGTTCCTCCCTTTTCTTTTCTTCGTCTTAAGTACCTTCGACAGCTCAGGGTAGAGAGGAAGCGAACGACTACGACCGCTCTTGGTTTGCCTTCGTTCGTCGCGTTCACCAGCAGCATGCCCTGATTCGTCATGGAGCTTTAACTGACCTTTCTCGAAATCGATATCTGACCACCGCAATGATCCAAGTTCCGAAATTCTGAAACCTGTGCAGGCTAGGGTGACGATGATGTCGCGTAGCCAGTGCAACTCCTCCGATTTCGAGCAACGCTCAATCATTGCGCTGACTTCATCAACCGTGTAGCAGTATCCGTGCTGACTCTCTACTTTTCGGAGTTTCAGTTTAATCGGCTCCACCCCCGCCAGCTGGCCATCCTCAATGAGCCAGCGAACGCACCCTGAAAGTGTCACGAGTTCGTTTCGAATCGACTTACTGGCGTAACCCTTGCTCTCTAGGTGGGCTGCGTATCCATAGAGCTCTTTTTCGGTGACGCGGTTCCATGTTGCAATTTGGTTAGCCTCCGCAAACTCAACGAACTTATCGAAGACTGTTCGGTATCGCTTACGCGTCGACTTCTTGACACCTCCAGCGACACGCGGTCGTGCAAGATGCTGCTCGTAAGCTGTGCGACCTTCGCTCAATGTAAGTAGCTTGACGTTTCCATCCTTGCGTTTTCTTCTCTGGATTAGCCCCAGTTCTTCTGCCTGCTTCGTGTCCAGATGCGGTAGCAAACGCAATGCTTCCTGCTTATCCTTCGTTCCCAGCGAGTGCCTCCCGGCGTTTACCGAATTCGATCGACCATCGGCGTACCATACTCCATTTCGTTGGTGTAGCTTCCAGATGAAATGTAAGCATCGTACTTGCTCATTTTTCCTCTGTCTTGGCATATGTTACCTTCTTTTAGTTGAGGCTATCTTGTCCACTGCGGGCTTGGCCCTGACAGCTTGGACGATATAGGGGTCGTTATTTGGCAGTGGGCTGATGTTTGCGGTTGTATTGACCGCTTACTGCTACAGGGGTTTGTAGCTGGGCTAAAGCAGGCTAGCTCAGACTTGGGGATCCGAATTGCATGCCCTTTGCCGCCCGGTTGATACATGGCGATACTTCCGTCTGCTAGACGCCGTCGGACCGTTGCTATTGATAGGTTGGATGCGATTGCATACCCCGCTGGCGTCAACCAGTTGACCTCCTCGTTGGAAGGGTCATGAGCGGGCTTCTCTTGAGCCGAGTCAACTTCTCTGCCTTCGCTTTTTCCTGGCATCTGCTCAATCCAATGTCACTGTTTCAGCACGCCGCAAAGGCTGCTTAAGTTCGGTTGGATTTAATCATGCAGATCCAGCAAGGTCGCACACGAGGAGCTGACTGGGAGTTCACTGGGAATTCAGACTCAGTGGGCAGCAAGACGTGAAGTGGCTTGCACGCAGCTGCTGGGCAGATTCTTGGAAAACTTCCAAGCGAGAAGCGTGTTGATTACGCGAGATAGCGGGAAGCGGATCCTCGACCAAGCGATTCAATCAGAGCTAGGTCGAGAATTGGTAGGCAGATCGAATTCGAGAAGCGGCAGGATGATAGAGTGGCGGCGAGCCGCTAGGCTACTGCTTTGCCGATGAGAGATAAACAACGCGGAAAGCCTTGTCAGCAATGCTTACGAGTCAGACAGTTCCCAAAAAATTTTCTGGCCACCCCCTGCAGCGTGAAACTTAAGACCGCTTAGCTTACCGTTCAGGGATCGCAAGGTTTCGTATAATTGCTCCACGCCGAGTGTCAGCGGATTTTCGATACTCTTTGGCCAGAATTGTGCCTGAAAAGCATCCAGGACTTGCTGAATGTTAGTAGGGTTCTCGTTTATCCTAACCGTCCGAATCACTTCGTCGCGCAGCCGAAGCTCACCCCGCGCTGAATCCCACACTGGCTTTGGGGAGGCATTAGCCTTGCCAGAGTCTCTAATTCCGATCTCTCGCCTGAGCCAAGCAGCCCGGTTGGCAGATATGAGATCGACACCTTCGGCAATATCGATCACGGCCGATTCTAACGATCCGGCGCGAACGTATTCCCACATGCCCAGAACGCCACGGCTACGATAGGTACTATCAAAGTCGTTACCAAAAACCTGTTTTTCATGTTCCGACAGGAGTCGTTCCCATACTCGCCATGCTATTGCTGAGCCACCTAAACGCGAATAGGTTTCGGCCAGCGTCTCGCCGACCTTGCGGGGAATCTCTCTGCCATCTGTTGTCAGCAATGTTGGAGAATTGCTATCGGTTCCTTCCGATCTAATCATGATAATTACTCAGGCTCAAGTCGAAGTTAAATGGTAGTAATTCGATCTCTCTCAATTTATCCGTAAACCCTCGCCCATTTCAAATGCAGATAATCCAAGCGCATTTCTCTGGAGAAAAAACATGACGTTGCGTACGATGGTCGATGTAATAAACGATGTCAAAGCTAAGCGCCTCAGCGTATATTTATGCCACGAACTGGCATTCAATTTAGGGATACATGATCGGCAAATACTTTTATCTTCCGGGACATCATCGGTGCTTTTTGGCACCCCGAGCTAGTATGCAGAGGCTTGCCGAAATAGCGTGATTCGATATAAGTCATTGAAAGCTAGTGGCTTAAGGCATGACAGCGTAAAGAAGGTTTTGCTACGGTGCTCTTCCGAGGACCATCGCTATACCTTGGTCGCAGTTTCAGCCTTTATGATCTAAACGGGAGGTCTACCCAACTTGGTGTCCCAAACGGTAGCAGCCGACTATGGTAACTCAGGCCCCCAAGCCTTCATTGGCAGTTGTGATTACTGCTTTGGCTTGCCGGTCTTTTCGCCGTGGGACCTGACACACCCCATTTTGCATCAGGACAGCGCTGTGTCTCCGAGATTATGGTCGCAGCTTCGGGTAATAAGAACTTTTGGACCGCGCGGCGAGGCATCCCTCAGCCAGCTAATTCGTCGCTTTCGATTTGCGGACAATCTTATTCATTTCCAGGCTCGTTTTCAACATTTTAGAATTTAGCTAGACCGATTATCAGCAAGGAGCGACCCCCAAATTATCGAAGAGAGATGCAAGCAGGACGGTGGCGCCGCGAAAAGCGCACCGGTAAGATTAAGAAGCTGGACGATTCGTGGCCTCAACAGCGTGATGCGGACTCTAGTGTATCCGGCTGGCAGGACGTCCTTCACGGCATCTGGGCGTTAACCGATGCTGTGTCGCCTACTTGTTGGCTAAGGCTTTCTCGAACCAGCCTGAAACACTGTTCTTTCGAGTCTTGCGTTCCGGATCAGAATTCAATACCAGCACATCCGTAACGCGAGTTCCTTCAGAGGCAGTCTGCGGGGTGAGGGAAACGTTTTCGCTTGACCGGCCAGTTGGGCGGCCGTGAGGATGATCACCGAGGTAGCCACTGCTGTACTCGGCTCCTCCCGGCTTAGCTGCGGAGGTGTCGTCGCCGTGAGCAG is a window from the Lacipirellulaceae bacterium genome containing:
- a CDS encoding site-specific integrase — protein: MLPHLDTKQAEELGLIQRRKRKDGNVKLLTLSEGRTAYEQHLARPRVAGGVKKSTRKRYRTVFDKFVEFAEANQIATWNRVTEKELYGYAAHLESKGYASKSIRNELVTLSGCVRWLIEDGQLAGVEPIKLKLRKVESQHGYCYTVDEVSAMIERCSKSEELHWLRDIIVTLACTGFRISELGSLRWSDIDFEKGQLKLHDESGHAAGERDERRQTKSGRSRSLPLYPELSKVLKTKKRKGRNIFNGPRGGAFKPDTARRIFVRDVIEPLSEKFPSHDGELSFKDGRFHSFRHYFCSKCANSGVPERIVMQWLGHADSEMIKHYYHLHDEEAKRQMNHLDFLGRNNGRSVDEAGDNNDEEDAGPSGPEART
- a CDS encoding recombinase family protein, with the protein product MIVALLLSGLAAATTLPGDNGMGPSTGVATYSRFSTAMQDERSIIDQQDKCNECARREGLQVDPRYQFFDKGTSGASPDRAGFDAMMQAARAGEINVLIFESLSRLSRDLMQSLNTLSELVEARQIRVIAIDDNIDTASGTPWKLPALINGFLNEQYLEILRKQVLRGLRGTAKAGFAVGDHCYGYDTVEASDPAVQRTCKNAKPLKEYVINAEQAKWVRKIFHWFAVERKSCRWIVRELNRLKAPKGRHAQSRNWSTTGVMGILKNPKYVGIWVWGKTKTVRDPLTRRKIKVDRESNDEGIIVRQMPHLTIVDVGVFRSAQDRIAHNSDLYAGSRKENGVWKGATPKSSHANPRHLLQGLVQCGDCLQQREEAGEKGQLLHVGGPSSSYMHCKGYRDGVCSCRTTLRRELAEKMILDAISHRILADERWIEFLFQATLACWNKIEQESPARLKTLEDQMKEVDRGISNLLDLYETNPSSDVNERLKKRQSERRDLQLEIRTLKTQKDSRPAAPTKDWLVSKLSELDNLLRDDPTSAAHALRKVIDGRITVFEVRREGRKRHHLRGEFRIKLDNVASAIGYRTESSNDSELSETFKIDFKDPPCTRHIELADQVKEMFDKGVPAKEIQSSLEISKKLYSKAFAYWHTSRNLPVPDGRSLRGRLEKNTKATRLAKEIMALFNQDHLVHEIGKELNIGLAVVREAVVKYHQDRGLPVPDGRARRKEINQKRRDAQNKTGGQG